Part of the Juglans regia cultivar Chandler chromosome 14, Walnut 2.0, whole genome shotgun sequence genome, GGTCACCAACCCCGAATGTCAAAGTCAAAGTTCAAAGTTCCTCATTGTcacttttatcatttatgttcAATTGACAATTGTATTTAGATTTTACGTATTCAATTATTTGTAATGTGGATACAATCACAATGTCTCTTTTATGTTTGCAATTTTAGAattgttttctcttaatttgtattatcgtaatagtttagttattatagttttattataaattctattattgtaaattgtaataactTAGGAGTTAGGACTAAGAAGTATTAGTAGTACTTCTTTAATCTTTCCTCTCTTAAATTGTAAACTCAATTTATTGccatctaaaaaattatacattttttttattattatggggCCCAAAATGGCCCAAAAACACTGAAAtgggccattttccattttGGGCCCAGAAACAGCTTCTGGGCCCATGGCCCATTTAGGGGTACAAGGGGCGGACGGATATGGTATCATCCCCCACACCCCGATACCCGAATGGGGTACCCCGCCCTCACACCACGGGGGCGGGTGCCAGGGGAAAAAATCCCACCCCCATCACACGCAGGGCGGGGGGctgggagggggtgcccccgcaCAGTATAGTGCGGGTAATACCCCAAGCATTTAgtaattaacttttatttaattaacttgGACATGAACCATTTAAATTGTATCAATATGTTTAACCCATTTCAACCTATTTAACCCACCCCGCCTTAATCTATTCAActtgtttcatataaatgggtTGTGTGGCGCCCTCATTCCTTGGTAAAAAGTTCGACGAGGATCCACGGTGCCAACAGGTCGACAACACCCTAGATCTAATTCGGGTCTAGGCGTGCATTCTCGCATTGAGCGCACACTAAATGAAATATATTGCAACAAAATAAGGAAAGGGATTAGTTTAAGACTAATGCTAAGTGCCAGAGATTTGTACTAGTAAGAAAATTTAACTTTcattaataatattcatatgTCATCATTGCTTCTTcctaaattatattatacactTTCATCAGTTTCTCACTCACATCAAAACACAACGAAGCGTACATGATTCGTCACCTAAGTAAAATAAACATCTTagcaaacacaaatatataataatcagaGAGAGGCCTCTATGTCTACTCCATGGGCAGGGTTGGTCCTTCTTCCTTGGGGAACTCTTTTTGGGCTAAATCCGCATCAACATCTATGGCTCTGGTAAATGAAACCGTAGGTGGGACCATCACAGTGAGACTTGTAAGAAATCCTCGTAGGTTAAAACCCatgacaatattattaatgagagacaatggaaataaatatgcatgcactgtttcatgtaaataaatctataaacacatatatatttatgtatggcAAGGAATCACCATCCCGATAGAAATATATGTATTCATAGTCATggcaaggaatcaccctctgAGCAAATCTCATATGTTCATAGTCACTATTAAgctgaggaatcaccctcttatCAAACCACACAACCAACGTGTGAGCTCATTCACCAAATCTAGCTCATCCGACTAGGGGAATGGGAATCACTCTTTTCGTATAAACTCATGGCAACGTACTGTAAGTATGGCACGAGGACTCCTCAACCCTTCCATGGTTATCAACACGTGGTAAGATTCAACAAAcagaaatcacatcatcttcaaatcacaacattcaaactcatcatctcaaaattacaatGTAAAGGAAACAATTAaacttaatgaaaaaaatatattctcatGTAAGAAAGGGGGTGAGTTACATAATATGAAAAATCCTTAACTTAGAACATACTCAAACATTTACTTCACATTCCCAGTATGGTCGTAGGAGCTAACCTATCCGAACAATACTTCGATTATTATAGTAGCGCTAGTGTCAATCCACCTATTACACTTTGAAGTCACTTGCTTCCTTGAAGACTTCGGAGAGAAGAAAAACACTTACAATCTCAAAACTGAGATTTTGGCATTTACCAAATACCTTTTATACTATGGGACTATCAACGCTACATCTGACATTCGTCTAACTCTAGATATGCTTTGAATGAGAGACATTTGATCTCATCCATCCATTTTTCCTCTAGCCTTGCAGGATGGCAAAGACTAACGAGAACAAGTTGTGCCTTTCATCTACAGTTTGCCTTAGGTCTAATCCCGTAGTCCTTTCCCTAATAAAGATTTCCCATGTGGCACTAGATCATACCTCTAGGATTAAACGATATGGCCTGCAggtttatattctttttcacGTAAGCTCACTCCAGATCTGACATATCTTATGGAGTATGGGCCTCTATGTATGACAGTTGTTGCCCTCTAAGCACCTCCATGTTATCTCGGAGAGCTCTCACTTCCATATCGGTCTTGTCCTTTACCATTGCATGCCCTTGTATCCTGAGCCATCCTTTTCCAAAACTACCAGCCTTTTTAGCTCCTCGTTCTCGTCCTCGTACGGTCAGCACAGTGTTTGCCCTCCTGGCACAAGGTGAAAAGTCCTTTATCACCCAGTGCTAGACTGTGTCAGCCAAGACTTCTACAATGTTATGCTCGCCTTACTCTCGGTCTAGCCATACATTGTCTGCCCAGTTGCCTCTTATTCACTAGCCCTTTGTCCTTGGGAGGGGATCTCTTCCTTTATTTCGGCCTAGTCCTCATAAGTTGAGTTGatccatatatttattttttaacccaattaatatattttcatatatagtacaaagaaaaatatataaatcattcacaattacaattggattcatgataaaatactTATTATCAAtacctaaaacaataatatatgagaaaattaatattctcataaaataaaattacatattaacaaaaaaaatttaatagtttgagatatCAAGTtgtcaaatactaatattaatattacatattctCAACAACAAAAATGACGTGTAAGactaaatattcataaaatttgaaaatggaaTCTATTCATGTAATACAtgttgattttgggtttcaTGGGATAACCCGTAATGGACCTatttattaatcgtgtcttGCCGagtcaacctgttttgacccaAACCCACTTATTTCGTGCCAAGTTCAAAGATTGTGTCGTATATTGTCACCCTCACTAAAAAAGGGCTTATACTAGCCtaatttatgagttttaatGGGACACAAATACCCCTAGATTTCATAATGGCCAAGaactttatttaagtactaagaGAGTTAAGAGTTTACACCTACAACATAATTGTACCTCTAGTAATCAATCAAGAGAAACTCGAAAATAAAGTTGCTAGGGTCATTCGTCTCTTATGATCAGATCAACTCAAAGTCAAATTACCAAAAAAGCGGTATGTTTTCAttttaatgtaatttcattAGATTCAATATTGTGCAGCATAGATTGTTGGAGTAATTATGCAAAgttcttgaaaatatatattagcagTCACATAGAAAGAACCATAAATGTTCAATGCAACATCATCAAACATTTTCAGCAACTCTACAATAATTTGTGCATTTTTCCAATCACCACAAGTGAAATTCATGAACTGAGCATTCTCGTACACATATTGTACGGATACTTTTTAATGTATTTCAACAGTACGTAACATCAAATGCGTCAAGTTCCATCTAGTAAGAACATTTAAACAAATCATCCCCCACCAATCTTTTTCCTTGCCACACAAGCCTTGAAATTGCAAATCTTGCTCGTAAAGACTTCACATGTCCGAGAGTATGACACTCTCAACCCCCccacttgggatttgacggagTTTGAAGTatcgagacatgcaatacaaggttacgtACCctcgttcatgatagttaaAAATGCAGTGCAACTTGCATACTTATAACAATATACAATATTTGtaacagataatttttttcctttagcaATACAATGTACCAGAAGTACTATATCCCAAAAACATATGCATACTTCATAAATTCACGTGATAAACATATATCCAAAAGGTTACAACACTTGGCTAACAGGTCTATAACACAATAAGCATAAAACTAGAATTGTAACTCCTCAATAATAGATAGATGTAATTCTAATCTAAGTGTCAAGCTACTCACACATCTCCTCTATCAATTCCAAAAGTGAATTCCAAAATCAAAGTATCATCTCAATCAGTCTCCACGAGGCTTCTCCCCGGAACTCGACATCCTTCAGGCGATTGTGCGCCtttataaaatctcaacaagtaaggCTCCCAAGCTGCGAACAGTATAAATAGACATGTATGATAGTAATATGATATGTATGCATCGTGACATGGACTGGAACATGCGTTACATGACTTGGAATTAACATAACTTGACGTGAACGTGGTATGCTAGCTCGTGTAACTAAAATCATGCactgtgattaagaaaatgagtaTTAAGGCAACTCGCACACCTTCACCACGAGTACCCTTTGAGTTACTGTAGATTCTACTCCTTCACCGTAATACTCAACATCATCTATGTCTTCATCGCAAAACCAAGCAAATCATTTACTCCTTGACCATAATACAATTTAACTGATAAATTATTCATGCTTGACTCAAAAGTATTTCATGACTGACTCTTATGCTTCATGAAATGGTAGGAGAGTCCAAATcaaatttttcttggcccaaagTGATTACCAAGATGTAGGAGAGTGGTTAAGGGtgtatgattaaaaaaattgagtgattaatagcatgtgaaagttaTTAATTCAATTGATTAAACACTTAATCAAAACCGACAACTTTAGGATTTGAAACCAAGTTTACGATTTTGTCCAACACATGGGGATTTAGAGTTTTGATTGAAATACAATGGTTTggagtttcactagggttgagaCCCAATATTGGTTGATCAAAAAGTGTTTTGGTTGGTCGGAATAGTGTTTGcataggtggcatgatcacatgGCTTGAATTTGCCCTTTATTCCATCACAAATCAGTCTTCTAATGACAGGTGTCCTACTTCTATTCCAAAGGATGGCTAGGATTGTACCATGTGTCCATGTAAAAGTAATCCTAATGATTCAAAGTGGGTTTAGACATTCCATATAGAGATTTCCTAATCGTTTGAACCAATTACCACGTGGGGCATACTTTGTACCCGAAAAATTGCAAAATTTATTATTCCaccttaaaattctaaataatcatacGAGTCTAGTGGTGCAATTCGTTTCACAAAATTTGACTCCAAAGTgccttgattaaaaaaaatggcactctcaactactattcatccaaaaagtaggaaatgtattattgtatcataaaaTTCTAAGTATTCATCTGAGTTTAATGGTGTAATTCGTTTTGCCAACTTATACTCATTAGTTCCATAAGAAAATAGAAATGCAACTTTGTCAACATAATAGCTCGAGATCTGTAACACCGCGCCTAAAAGGCCGTTAACATTTAGCCATTAACTCTCTTAATCCTAATTAGCATAGGATTgcgctttttattttttagaattaattttttGGATTGCGAATCACACTTGGGGTTTAGTTAGAAGTAGTAGAAAAATTCTAGTatgttatttttagatttattgcCAAGAACCAATGGGAAATTGACACTTGGTATccttacaactttttcaaactttcaaataaaaaataaaaaataattccaactttttcaaatttcaaacaaaaataatattataaaactatattattacaatattttaactttataatatttttttattcaactttttttctctccttttctaaaatttaaaaaatattcaactcaaactattttactattcacaaattatcttactattattcacaaatttatcgtatcatctcactctccaaacaagTCCTAAGAATGGATGGATTTAGAAGTAAGCCTaatagtgttttattttgaaacctCAATTGCTAAATATGTGATGGGTTAGGAATAAGGCAATAAACCTAAAGCTATTTGGATATATAGGCCCCACTTGAAAAGCCTTAGAGATTAAGCCCCAGATATGTAGAAGGCTTTAAGCCTTTGAGCTTAATTTGGTGATAGCAAAGGCCCATGGCCCATTACTAGATAGACATACCATTTTGACTCAATCTTAGTAGGCCTAGGTGACCTTGTATGACACAGGCCGgaaggagatgagagagagagagggggtgtCGGGGTGAGGTGGGTCTCGTCAGTTGACAGCCTGACGGAGGGCTGGGCATTCGGTTTAAAACTTGGGCTTGTCTCATAACATGAGCCAGGTCATTACAATTGTAATTGcaagtatattatatttaagtacCTATGAATATTACtaactttaaataaattttaaatgtttagatatttaatataattatttaatttctattattctcttaaagttAGAAGGGCCTCATTTTCAATTTGTGTCTTAGGCCTTATTTTATAGAGTAATTCTTATTGCAGTCCACAGATGGAGGACTGCTTTGCAGGCCTAAATGAATCACAATGTTTCATTAAAACGCAGTGTTTCATCAGTCTCTTTCTTCCTAAAGAGATAAAAACCTTCCTTCACActctcaaatctctctctctctctctgtgagaaGTCAAAATCCACCACGCGCAACTGCCATGGTAACTGCATGCTATGCCGATTATGTTTTCGTTAAAACTTTTTTCTCAGTAAAGCACAAATTCTGCTCATCTTGTTGACGAATGGCTACAACCAAAAGTCTTTAATTTTTCGATGAAAAACTTGCTATACATTCAGGGACTACATTGTGCATCTCAGGTCAagtttttctcattctcttttttttggttgagtcaCAAATACTTTACATGAGTCACAAATGAGAAATCTGCACTCTACTTGTTTGTGGAAATTTGTGAAGGGTTCCATACCCATTCGTGATGCCCATCTGGAAAAAGTTTAGCCAACCCAAAGTCTAATTTTTGGGTTAAATTCTTTGTCCAGAAGTATATTACTAGCTTTAATTTCTTCTATAGtaggaaaagaggaagaagatgtaAAGGAGTAGAGTCTGTTAAGaagttgtaaagattttttgAATCTcgttgagtttattctttttaaattatttcaaattttttatttattatttatataataaatatttgataaaagaaaaaaataataaaaattaaaaataatatggagtttGAAATATTAGAAGGTTGTGAAGATATTTTTGTATAGAGATTGCTGTATAACAATCCTCTAAAAGTGCTATGTCTACCGATATTAGGTCCCGATTCATAGTCCCGAGACGTGAatccctttaaatatttttataaaatttcgcAACATCATTCAAAATACACTtcattagtaaaataaaaaaataaaaaagacgaCAATCGAGACGCATTGTCGGGACCATAGATAGCATTTtccaaaggaaaatatatatagtatggatcttaaacaaaataaaatgacatctGGTGATTCGAAACCCACGTTGAAAAGATGAATGGTCTCACCTTCACGCATCGGTATGCAATTGCAGTGTCAACCAACAATGGATCCCACCTTTAAGATACCAACCTATTTGCGAAACAAATTGCCTAATtggccaatgttcaatacatacatacaaacatacatGATAGAATACATACATGATAGATGAACGGAGCTACGTAGACTTCTCTTCCGTTGTTCGCTTCCGTCGCATATAAAGCTTAAGTTAACATTAGATTATCCAACAAAATCATGAATCATGCCTCCTCCAAATTCCCTCCTCAGCAGCTGCTGCTGATCTTCctgctgctgttgctgttgcCGATGCTGTGCATTCTCTGCATCATGCCTGAGTCCCAAGGTAAGAGACACAGCTCCGACTCCACCAATCTCGACCCCATTCTGCTGGTACGGCACAAAACCCATTAATGTCCCGTCCATGGTGGTCGGAATCGGACATTCCATTTTCGACCGCTTCTCTTGGTTCCACTGTTCTGCACTAAGTCCATGTCCAGCCCTCAGAAAGGAGCCTGTCCCTAAGCATTCGAATTGCGTATTGGGAGTCGTATTTAAGTTTGGATTGTTGAAGAGTTTATGAATATCACGATCAGGATGGCGGCTACcttcagcagcagcagcagcagagcTTTCATCATTCTTGCTCGGAATTTGGTTGGATTCTGCCATGCCTTTGGTTTCAAGCATGTGTATTTCTTCTACCATTGGCTTCCAGACACGCACTCGGGCATTTATGAACCAGTTTGACACCTGCATTTCTCAGtcaaaatatcttttaattgcTAAAGATATATCTATATGGCCATGACCAAAATCATTGCCCATGAAACTTTGAAGGTAACATATTCAtcaaaaaatctatttagaaGTTTATTTATTGACAAACTAAATACACTATAGATGTAAAAACCAGTGATATCATCTAACATAAAAGTAGTATggatgttttgaattttttagaaCTTTAACGAGTCTCAGGGTCAGTGAATGGGTTGGACTATTGAGTGAATGGGGCTAATACACAAATGTCGGGGGCTGTGGTAATCCTCCAAGTTTGACACCACCACTGCCACTGCTAAGATCCTTGTGCGTTCAGATTCAGCAACAAACAGAGGCCTTACCTGGTTTCGAGATAGACCTGTTTGAGTGGCTAACATGTGCTTGTCTGTGTCCGTGGGATACCTACAAAGGGATGATAAAGAAAACTCGCATTCACATGATATTacaaatttgagagagagagagagagaatggctTACGGGTGAAGAAAATGCTCAAAAAGCCAAGCTCTGAGAATCGCCACCGAGCGTTCTGGTAGGCCTCTCTGGGGCCTCCAGACGTGGTGTTGGGTTTCGAGGAAGCCCAAATTGCCACCACCATATTTGTGCATTTGCAAGCTTGGGTTCAAATACTTTAGCTTTAGTGTACTTGCATCACCCTTGCTATTGCTTGTGCCAGTGGAAGGTGATGACAAATTCTCCCCCATTCCTTTTCTTATATGCTTGAGCTGGTCTGTGATGGCATTCTTTATGCACCGGAAGTGCCTCAAAATCGACTTGAGAGCAAACGAGATGTAAGGAGTGGCAGAACCGAGACCTGCTACTGATTCAAAGGACGAAACCACCATCTGCATTTGCTGATGATATTGTTTGAACCTTCTGCAAATCTTTGAAAAGTACAAACAAGCACAGCAATTCACAATCAGGGTTTGAAGTAAATTGGTGAGCAATATTGATATTTAACTAAAAGATGCAAATTATATTAACGTTCACATTTGCTCTGTTCCACAAGATACTAAGGTCTTGGGGCATTGGAAAATAAACGACTTATTAAATCTTGGACTACACAATATctactaaaatctaaaaactttTACACAGTTGGAATGCCTTGAGAGTTGCATCAGAAGTcggtataaatatttttattttgaaaatcaatCTTTTGCTATGAGACCTAATATAAGGGTGTAATCTTTGGAATACTCATATCACCACCCAATAACTGTTCTTAACATTCTTAGATGATGGAAGTTTTTGGTTCCTAGCCATTTAATTcttctcaaaacaaaatcttAAAACTAACACAGGTTGGTCACTTTTAACATTCCACAAAGTATACCCAcacaagtaaatatatatatatatatatatatatatatatatatattaataacaaagCGCACAGGTGAAAACAAGGCTTACTATTAGTAAAAGATCAAGGAATAACCAACCTCCTCCTGCATATATACGAGCTTTGCCTTCCTTTGCCGGTACTCCGGCCGAAAAGATTCACAAGTGCTAGTCCCAACTCCACGGCCATCACCACTTATATCATTTGAAGCATAAAATGTTGAGGACGAGCCACCTGAATTATTAGCCCTCGCACCAACCTCAGTTTCAGTTGCATTCAAAGCATCACCAGAAGGGCTAACTTCTCCAGAAGTCCTCCCAGACAGCTCAAATGTTTTGCCGTGTTTTGAACCAGTTATGCCACAGAGTTCATCTAGCAGCTGCTGTGCAGGCTCCAAGAACTTTGAACTCTTTAAAATAGTCGCATATCCAGTGAATGGGCCAAGAGGACCTGTGTTTTGATAAGTGTTAGTAGAAATCCCCCCCACCATATCTTGAAGAGATCTTCCACAACCTGTACTACTCATAGATGGCTTCGATACCGAACATAAATAACCAGACTTCACAGTTTTTGAATCTCGAGGATCCTCTAAAACTGTAGTCCTCGAGTCTAAGTCTTCTGGCACACATCCCTCTCCAAACCGAGCCACGGGTATTTTTGAAGATGGATTTGATGAAAGTGATAGAGATAGACCCTGAGGGTTGGAATCAGTACTCACAACATTCCTCAATTCTCCATCACTTGTTTCCACGTTTAGACCCAACTGACCACTCCAGTGATGGCAATTCTCGACTGATCTATTTGTCCAAGCACCAGAATTATCGAAACATATCACATCTGATTGATTTCCATAGGCTGGAAGTAGAGCAAGTTCATTCCCACCCTCTGCCCATGCACCACGGGCAGTTCCTCTGATGTTCTGCTGAACACTTGAAGCCATTTCCTGAGTTCTGATAGAAGATGTAAAAGTATCCAGGAGACTACTTTGATTAAGTGCTGCAGATGTTGAATGCTTATGTCTATCTTGACTAGAAATTTTACTGCATGGATTCTTCGAAGAAGAGAAGTTTTGGAACGCATTATAACTATGTTTCATATATTGTGGATATGCAGAAATGTTACTTACTTCCCCGTAAAACATAGGGCTTGGAGTATTGCTTTCACTACCTACCGAATCACTTGCATAAGTATTCATCATCCAGTCAGTACATGAGCTTTGCTGTGAACCAAGGCTCTTCCAATAACCACAATTTTGCGGCTCAAGGGTACCGGCTTTAGGTAAAGGATTGAATGAAATTGTGTGGGATGAATTTGCAAATGGAACATGATCTTCGGCTACATTAATAGGCCTTCCAATTTGGGTTGCATCTATTCCTTGATGCACCATGGCATCTCGTTGCTCTAATAAAACATTTGACTTCATTGAAAAATTGCTCATTTCCTGGGAATATACAGCTGGGTCATAAAGCAAACTGGCATTATTAACATTCCGAACGTTAACAAGATCTGGGTTTAGCCTTAAGTTGTCGGGTAATTGTTCCAAATTGTCAGGGAAATCTTCTAAATGGTGGAGTGCGTTTGAACCTTGCGGGACTCTCAACTTATCACGCCGACTTTGCTGCGCTACATGAAATTCTGGCCTAAATCTGCTCATCTCCGTCGAGTGAATCACTAGAATACTCAGTACTCTTGCATTTAACAATAACTATCAAAATGGCTTAACCTTTCAATAGACAACCAAAAACCTTGACGGAGTCTGCAGCCCCAGAAATTCGAAaagaatctatatttttttagcacTCATCGTAGTGAGAGGATACTGGCATTTTATAAGCACTTTCCTGCAATACAATCGTGTTCAAAGTACACTCAATCAAATCTAAGTCATGAGAATAATAAGACTAGTGGCCCCGCTAACACTGAACCCAAGTGTTAAGTGGTAACGATATAAGCTGAGAAACATCATTCATAAAATACACACACGtactgtgtgtgtgtgagagagagagagagagagagagacgtgatAATAAAAGAACAATGCACAAAATCGCTGGAATGTAAGAAACTAAAGACGACGAAAGCGTCAACTGAAAAACTACTACACACTTTAATCCAcccagagaagagagagagagagagagagagagagagggagtgctCTCTTGTTCCCTATTTACTACCGCTGCTCGTTTTATTTCTCAttagttttactttttcataGCAACAAATTACTCTACAGCGTTCCCTAACAAAGCGACATGATTTAGCACATACCGCTCCGAACAGTGCAATTCGCTTCCCTGTCGGTATCCATCAACATGATCCCCCAAAAAAAAAGCGAAAAAGGAAGCAGAAGAAAAAGCTCCAGATCAATACCAAACGTCAAAGACCCTATCGACTACATAAACTACGACCAGTACCCCTGTCCATCAATCTTCCACCCGTGGTTTATCTTCACATGTCACACAGAAACCCTAATCTGATTCTTTAGTACACAATAAACCCATCATTAAGAAaactatagaaaataatatacgCTCGAAGCTACAGATCCAGTTGACTGACCTCAACAACAGCTCTAAACCTTGTCGACGGTTGAAGCTACAATTTAGACACAAACTGTTTCAAACaagctctctcttttttttcagcCTAGAAGCTAGTGACATAATTCAACAAAGGACGGAAAAGCTAAACCATGATCAAGAGCATACTCGTAGTCCACATGAAAAAACGCTAATCCTGACTAGATCTCCGTCAATCTTGAATCCAAAAaacaaagttgaaaaaataattacatttcGTAGGGAAACATTGAAGAGAAGAAGCGTTCGTATATGTTTACCTCAGAAAAACGAACTACAGCAGCTCAGATCTCAATCC contains:
- the LOC108990328 gene encoding uncharacterized protein LOC108990328 isoform X1; protein product: MSRFRPEFHVAQQSRRDKLRVPQGSNALHHLEDFPDNLEQLPDNLRLNPDLVNVRNVNNASLLYDPAVYSQEMSNFSMKSNVLLEQRDAMVHQGIDATQIGRPINVAEDHVPFANSSHTISFNPLPKAGTLEPQNCGYWKSLGSQQSSCTDWMMNTYASDSVGSESNTPSPMFYGEVSNISAYPQYMKHSYNAFQNFSSSKNPCSKISSQDRHKHSTSAALNQSSLLDTFTSSIRTQEMASSVQQNIRGTARGAWAEGGNELALLPAYGNQSDVICFDNSGAWTNRSVENCHHWSGQLGLNVETSDGELRNVVSTDSNPQGLSLSLSSNPSSKIPVARFGEGCVPEDLDSRTTVLEDPRDSKTVKSGYLCSVSKPSMSSTGCGRSLQDMVGGISTNTYQNTGPLGPFTGYATILKSSKFLEPAQQLLDELCGITGSKHGKTFELSGRTSGEVSPSGDALNATETEVGARANNSGGSSSTFYASNDISGDGRGVGTSTCESFRPEYRQRKAKLVYMQEEICRRFKQYHQQMQMVVSSFESVAGLGSATPYISFALKSILRHFRCIKNAITDQLKHIRKGMGENLSSPSTGTSNSKGDASTLKLKYLNPSLQMHKYGGGNLGFLETQHHVWRPQRGLPERSVAILRAWLFEHFLHPYPTDTDKHMLATQTGLSRNQVSNWFINARVRVWKPMVEEIHMLETKGMAESNQIPSKNDESSAAAAAEGSRHPDRDIHKLFNNPNLNTTPNTQFECLGTGSFLRAGHGLSAEQWNQEKRSKMECPIPTTMDGTLMGFVPYQQNGVEIGGVGAVSLTLGLRHDAENAQHRQQQQQQEDQQQLLRREFGGGMIHDFVG
- the LOC108990328 gene encoding uncharacterized protein LOC108990328 isoform X2, translated to MSRFRPEFHVAQQSRRDKLRVPQGSNALHHLEDFPDNLEQLPDNLRLNPDLVNVRNVNNASLLYDPAVYSQEMSNFSMKSNVLLEQRDAMVHQGIDATQIGRPINVAEDHVPFANSSHTISFNPLPKAGTLEPQNCGYWKSLGSQQSSCTDWMMNTYASDSVGSESNTPSPMFYGEVSNISAYPQYMKHSYNAFQNFSSSKNPCSKISSQDRHKHSTSAALNQSSLLDTFTSSIRTQEMASSVQQNIRGTARGAWAEGGNELALLPAYGNQSDVICFDNSGAWTNRSVENCHHWSGQLGLNVETSDGELRNVVSTDSNPQGLSLSLSSNPSSKIPVARFGEGCVPEDLDSRTTVLEDPRDSKTVKSGYLCSVSKPSMSSTGCGRSLQDMVGGISTNTYQNTGPLGPFTGYATILKSSKFLEPAQQLLDELCGITGSKHGKTFELSGRTSGEVSPSGDALNATETEVGARANNSGGSSSTFYASNDISGDGRGVGTSTCESFRPEYRQRKAKLVYMQEEICRRFKQYHQQMQMVVSSFESVAGLGSATPYISFALKSILRHFRCIKNAITDQLKHIRKGMGENLSSPSTGTSNSKGDASTLKLKYLNPSLQMHKYGGGNLGFLETQHHVWRPQRGLPERSVAILRAWLFEHFLHPYPTDTDKHMLATQTGLSRNQVSNWFINARVRVWKPMVEEIHMLETKGMAESNQIPSKNDESSAAAAAEGTGSFLRAGHGLSAEQWNQEKRSKMECPIPTTMDGTLMGFVPYQQNGVEIGGVGAVSLTLGLRHDAENAQHRQQQQQQEDQQQLLRREFGGGMIHDFVG